Proteins encoded within one genomic window of Tachysurus vachellii isolate PV-2020 chromosome 16, HZAU_Pvac_v1, whole genome shotgun sequence:
- the LOC132859425 gene encoding uncharacterized protein LOC132859425, translating to MSFQMCTLPIPSVMQAFDLSADNKLGGTSPLDTNHIVNFADNTTVVGLTNNNNVANYRIVDSVPKSSHTVGKKESKNLLSLPFSLCSGRGKSSSDTSLRPLLKMMLLHQGCVLSPLLYSLYTYDYVANSKSTTIIKFADDTVVVGLISNNDETAYLQETKDLERWCQENNLLLNVSKTFRVDKLTFRQELIVDFSTKQKRSYQPLNINGTPME from the exons ATGTCATTCCAGATGTGCACGCTGCCCATACCATCAGTGATGCAGGCTTTTGACCTGAGCGCTGATAACAAGCTGGGTGGTACCTCGCCTCTTGA CACCAACCACATCGTCAATTTTGCAGACAACACGACTGTAGTGGGCctcaccaacaacaacaatgttgCCAACTACAGAA TTGTTGATTCCGTACCGAAGTCATCCCATACTGTGGGGAAAAAGGAATCAAAGAATTTACTCAGTTTACCTTTTAGTCTATGTTCTGGCAGAGGAAAGTCATCGTCAGACACGTCTCTGCGACCTCTACTAAAG ATGATGCTGCTTcaccagggttgtgttctgagcccgctgctgtactcactgtacacatatgactaTGTGGCCAATTCCAaatccaccaccatcatcaagtttgctgacgacactgttgtggtgggcctgatctccaacaacgacgagacggcctacctacaggagactaaagacctggagagatggtgccaagagaacaatcttctcctaaATGTCAGCAAGACATTTAGAGTTGACAAGTTGACATTTAGACaagagttgatagtggacttcagcacaaagcagaagcggtcataccaaccgctaaacatcaacgggacccccATGGAatga